In Actinoplanes sp. NBC_00393, a single genomic region encodes these proteins:
- a CDS encoding dioxygenase family protein produces the protein MPALFLSHGAPPLVDDPAWVAQLRDLAAGLPRPRAILVASAHWESAPLMLGATETVPLVYDFGGFAPRYYQVQYRAPGAPGLADRVAALMPDSETTARTNRGLDHGAYVPLTVMYPEADIPVLQMSLPTLEPDKLLDLGARLAPLRDEGVLIIGSGFTTHGLPFLRDWRPDAAAPGWSREFDAWAAEALARGAVDELADFRSRAPGMPYAHPTIEHFAPMFLTLGASGDPEAAPSQPIDGFWMGLAKRSFQTA, from the coding sequence ATGCCCGCTCTCTTTCTCAGTCACGGCGCCCCGCCGCTCGTCGACGACCCGGCATGGGTCGCCCAGCTGCGCGACCTCGCCGCCGGCCTGCCCCGGCCGCGGGCCATCCTGGTGGCCTCCGCGCACTGGGAGTCGGCGCCGCTGATGCTCGGCGCCACCGAAACGGTCCCGCTGGTCTACGACTTCGGCGGTTTCGCGCCGCGCTACTACCAGGTGCAATACCGTGCGCCCGGCGCACCCGGCCTCGCCGACCGGGTCGCCGCCCTGATGCCGGACAGCGAAACCACCGCCCGCACCAACCGCGGCCTCGACCACGGCGCCTACGTGCCCCTGACCGTGATGTACCCGGAGGCCGACATCCCGGTCCTGCAGATGTCGCTGCCCACTCTGGAGCCCGACAAGCTGCTCGACCTCGGCGCCCGGCTGGCCCCACTCCGCGACGAAGGCGTGCTGATCATCGGCTCCGGCTTCACCACCCACGGCTTGCCGTTCCTGCGCGACTGGCGCCCTGACGCGGCCGCGCCCGGCTGGTCCCGCGAGTTCGACGCCTGGGCCGCCGAGGCCTTGGCCCGCGGCGCGGTCGACGAACTGGCCGACTTCCGCAGCCGCGCCCCCGGCATGCCCTACGCGCACCCGACCATCGAGCACTTCGCCCCGATGTTCCTCACCCTCGGCGCCTCCGGCGACCCGGAGGCCGCCCCTTCGCAGCCCATCGACGGCTTCTGGATGGGCTTGGCAAAGCGCTCCTTCCAAACAGCCTGA
- a CDS encoding TerC family protein: MLEVSALGWIVTIGVIVALLALDLTLGVLRPHVVGFREAAAWSIFYIAVAIAFGIVFASISGWEYGTEYFAGYIVEKSLSVDNLFVFVIIMSTFAVPERYQQEVLTFGIIIALILRVIFIALGAALLNLFSFMFLVFGLILLYTAVQLFRHRDEDPDVGENALVKAGRRFLPVTDDYVEGKMITRVDGKKMFTPLFLVLLAIGGTDLLFALDSIPAVFGVTEEAYIVFVANAFALLGLRALFFLVKGLLDRLVYLSTGLSIILAFIGVKLVLHWAHKDISESVPEVSTPVSLGVIIGILVITTVASLIKSGKDPSLKAHAGSLRPSREKQQQSDH; encoded by the coding sequence ATGCTTGAGGTCTCCGCGCTCGGGTGGATCGTGACCATCGGGGTCATCGTCGCCCTGCTCGCCCTCGATTTGACTCTCGGGGTGCTCCGTCCACATGTCGTCGGCTTCCGCGAAGCCGCCGCCTGGTCAATCTTCTACATCGCCGTCGCGATCGCGTTCGGCATAGTCTTCGCGAGCATCTCCGGCTGGGAATACGGCACCGAGTATTTCGCCGGCTACATCGTCGAGAAGAGTTTGTCGGTCGACAACCTCTTCGTGTTCGTGATCATCATGAGCACGTTCGCGGTGCCGGAGCGGTATCAGCAGGAGGTGCTGACCTTCGGCATCATCATCGCGCTGATCCTGCGGGTCATCTTCATCGCGCTCGGTGCCGCGCTGCTGAACCTGTTCTCGTTCATGTTCCTGGTGTTCGGCCTGATCCTGCTCTATACGGCGGTGCAGCTGTTCCGGCACCGGGACGAGGATCCGGACGTCGGGGAGAACGCCCTGGTCAAGGCTGGGCGGCGGTTCCTGCCGGTGACCGACGACTACGTCGAGGGCAAGATGATCACCCGGGTCGACGGCAAGAAGATGTTCACGCCGTTGTTCCTGGTGTTGCTGGCGATCGGCGGTACCGACCTGCTGTTCGCGCTCGACTCGATCCCGGCGGTGTTCGGCGTGACCGAGGAGGCGTACATCGTCTTCGTCGCCAACGCCTTCGCGCTGCTCGGCCTACGGGCGCTGTTCTTCCTGGTGAAGGGTCTGCTGGACCGGCTGGTCTACCTGTCCACCGGCTTGTCGATCATCCTGGCGTTCATCGGTGTGAAGCTGGTGCTGCACTGGGCCCACAAGGACATCAGCGAGTCGGTGCCCGAGGTCAGCACCCCGGTGTCGCTCGGCGTGATCATCGGCATCCTGGTGATCACCACGGTGGCCAGCCTGATCAAGTCGGGCAAGGATCCGTCGCTCAAGGCGCACGCCGGCAGCCTGCGGCCGAGTAGGGAGAAGCAGCAGCAGTCCGACCACTGA
- a CDS encoding APC family permease, whose amino-acid sequence MSSTATKPPGSQLSDALARDRLGVAAIVFFMMSAAAPLTVVAGVVPTGLAVTGLTGIAIAFLAVALVLAIFSVGYVAMARHIANAGAFYAYVSQGLGRPVGVGTSWVALLSYNMFQVASYGGFGAIAEPLFADWFGLNIPWWALALATWALVAVLGVRDVAVNGKVLATLLVAEIALTLVFSFAEIGADTFTASTEALDPGNLVGAGAGALLVMAVTGFVGFEQSVVFSEESRDPRRTVPRATYIAIALIAVVYAFASWAMISAAGPTVVERAGAEGPELFFNLASDQLGSTALHLGHILFLTSLIAAMISFHNIIARYMFSLGREGVLPRAFGRTVPGTGAPKNGSLAQSALGLIVIVAYAVFDWDPLVQLFFWGGTGGGLGVLLLVTITSFAVIGYFARNPQGEDLLHRVIAPVVSSILLIIMTYLAIDNIAGLLGVEEGSTPALVVPLSFVALFIGGIIWGLILRGSRPQVYAGIGLGARSATTAGGFAAALNEPEGYR is encoded by the coding sequence GTGTCCTCGACCGCAACCAAACCCCCCGGAAGTCAGCTCTCCGACGCGTTGGCCCGTGACCGGCTCGGCGTGGCCGCGATCGTCTTCTTCATGATGTCGGCGGCCGCCCCGCTGACCGTGGTCGCCGGCGTCGTGCCGACCGGCCTCGCGGTCACCGGCCTGACCGGCATCGCGATCGCCTTCCTCGCGGTCGCCCTGGTGCTGGCGATCTTCTCGGTCGGCTACGTCGCCATGGCGCGGCACATCGCCAACGCGGGCGCCTTCTACGCGTACGTCTCACAGGGTCTCGGCCGTCCGGTCGGTGTCGGCACCTCGTGGGTCGCGCTGCTGTCGTACAACATGTTCCAGGTCGCGTCCTACGGTGGTTTCGGCGCGATCGCCGAGCCGCTGTTCGCCGACTGGTTCGGCCTGAACATCCCGTGGTGGGCCCTCGCGCTGGCGACCTGGGCCCTGGTCGCCGTCCTCGGCGTACGCGACGTCGCCGTCAACGGTAAGGTCCTGGCCACCCTCCTGGTCGCCGAGATCGCGCTGACCCTGGTGTTCAGCTTCGCCGAGATCGGCGCGGACACCTTCACCGCCTCGACCGAGGCGCTCGACCCGGGCAACCTGGTCGGCGCCGGCGCCGGCGCGCTGCTGGTCATGGCGGTCACCGGCTTCGTCGGCTTCGAGCAGTCCGTGGTGTTCAGCGAGGAGTCGCGCGACCCGCGCCGTACCGTGCCGCGGGCCACCTACATCGCGATCGCCCTGATCGCCGTGGTGTACGCCTTCGCCTCCTGGGCGATGATCTCCGCCGCCGGGCCCACCGTCGTGGAGCGGGCCGGCGCCGAGGGCCCCGAGCTCTTCTTCAACCTCGCCTCCGACCAGCTCGGCAGCACCGCCCTGCACCTCGGGCACATCCTGTTCCTGACCTCGCTGATCGCCGCGATGATCTCGTTCCACAACATCATCGCCCGGTACATGTTCTCGCTCGGCCGCGAAGGCGTGCTGCCGCGCGCGTTCGGCCGGACCGTGCCCGGCACCGGCGCGCCGAAGAACGGCTCGCTCGCCCAGTCGGCGCTCGGCCTGATCGTCATCGTGGCGTACGCGGTCTTCGACTGGGACCCGCTGGTCCAGCTCTTCTTCTGGGGCGGCACCGGCGGCGGCCTCGGCGTGCTGCTGCTGGTCACCATCACCTCGTTCGCGGTGATCGGCTACTTCGCCCGCAACCCGCAGGGCGAGGACCTGCTGCACCGCGTGATCGCGCCGGTGGTCAGCTCGATCCTGCTGATCATCATGACCTACCTGGCCATCGACAACATCGCGGGTCTGCTCGGCGTGGAGGAGGGCAGCACGCCGGCGCTGGTCGTGCCGCTGTCGTTCGTCGCGCTCTTCATCGGCGGCATCATCTGGGGCCTGATCCTGCGCGGATCCCGGCCGCAGGTGTACGCCGGCATCGGCCTCGGCGCCCGCAGCGCCACGACCGCGGGCGGGTTCGCCGCTGCGCTGAACGAGCCGGAGGGCTACCGATGA
- a CDS encoding GNAT family N-acetyltransferase, whose amino-acid sequence MTDPVIRPAREDELAAIGALISNSFDDLAADAYLVPVPADRERVMADFFTLETETAFKYGKVEVIDHPDGGYAAAAVWFDRVNELPTPDDYMDRLAALAGEHLERFGALGELFEKNHPTEQHWHLQFLAVRPSEQGHGLGGALMKRTHDELDAAGVPAYLEATNENNVRLYRRYGYEPMDPFEIYLPDGTPFYRMWRAV is encoded by the coding sequence ATGACCGACCCCGTGATCCGCCCGGCCCGTGAGGACGAGCTCGCCGCGATCGGCGCCCTGATCTCGAACTCGTTCGACGATCTCGCCGCGGACGCCTACCTGGTGCCGGTGCCGGCCGACCGGGAGCGGGTGATGGCCGACTTCTTCACCCTGGAGACCGAGACGGCCTTCAAGTACGGCAAGGTCGAGGTCATCGACCACCCGGACGGCGGGTATGCGGCCGCCGCGGTCTGGTTCGACCGGGTCAACGAGCTGCCCACGCCGGACGACTACATGGACCGGCTCGCCGCGCTGGCCGGCGAGCACCTCGAGCGCTTCGGCGCCCTGGGTGAGCTGTTCGAGAAGAACCACCCCACCGAGCAGCACTGGCACCTGCAGTTCCTCGCGGTCCGCCCGTCCGAGCAGGGCCACGGCCTGGGCGGCGCGCTGATGAAGCGCACCCACGATGAGCTGGACGCGGCCGGGGTGCCGGCCTACCTCGAGGCCACGAACGAGAACAACGTCCGGCTCTACCGCCGGTACGGCTACGAGCCGATGGACCCGTTCGAGATCTACCTGCCCGACGGCACGCCGTTCTACCGCATGTGGCGGGCCGTCTGA
- a CDS encoding GOLPH3/VPS74 family protein produces MASPPQLPPADDLYLTAHDTIRGKSLLSPATLGLGLGAALLGELVLWRRIDLVETELVIIDERPTGDAATTAVLEQLRREAGQHGVRNWLSYLSTGIATDLVERRLARAGLIKRVEKRGLLGTKVSFVPADSMTAGWPATRIRTRVSRDEPLDVADLLLAGLILATGLDQHVLATLNARDRAALFDQFRRLFPAMLQQLVAHAEAAVGDAVMARRA; encoded by the coding sequence GTGGCGTCGCCGCCGCAGCTACCGCCCGCGGATGATCTCTACCTGACTGCTCACGACACGATCCGTGGCAAATCCCTGCTGTCACCGGCCACCCTCGGCCTCGGTCTCGGCGCGGCGCTCCTCGGTGAGTTGGTGTTGTGGCGGCGGATCGACCTGGTCGAGACCGAGCTCGTGATCATCGACGAGCGCCCGACCGGTGACGCCGCGACCACCGCCGTCCTCGAGCAGTTGCGGCGCGAGGCCGGCCAGCACGGCGTACGCAATTGGTTGTCGTATCTCTCCACCGGCATCGCCACCGACCTGGTCGAGCGCCGCCTCGCCCGGGCCGGGCTGATCAAGCGGGTGGAGAAGCGCGGCCTGCTCGGCACGAAGGTCTCCTTCGTGCCGGCCGACTCGATGACGGCCGGCTGGCCGGCCACCCGTATCCGTACCCGGGTCTCCCGCGACGAACCCCTCGACGTCGCCGACCTGCTGCTCGCCGGCCTGATCCTCGCCACGGGACTGGACCAGCACGTGCTGGCCACGCTCAACGCCCGCGACCGGGCCGCACTGTTCGACCAGTTCCGACGGCTCTTCCCAGCCATGTTGCAGCAGCTCGTCGCGCATGCCGAGGCGGCTGTCGGTGACGCCGTCATGGCCCGCCGCGCTTGA
- the iolB gene encoding 5-deoxy-glucuronate isomerase — MLERTGWPTRDQPVMNTPRVNPLVRRGSSAERPYDVVVSPENAGWDFSGLRVVHLPVGGRVRFVTGGDEMLVLPLSGGCDVACDDERLTLTGRRSVFSRVTDFAYVPRDSTVTLRAPNGGRFALPAARAGRKLPFRYGPAEDVPVELRGAGQASRQVNNFCTPESFEADRLIACEVLTPGGNWSSYPPHKHDEEGAGESNLEEIYYFEVATSPGGGPGCGFQRVYGHPDRPIDVCTEVRSGDVVLIPYGWHGPSMAAPGYDLYYLNVMAGPGQRRWLVRDDPAHGWVRGRWAGEQMDPRLPLTSVRERRRG, encoded by the coding sequence ATGCTTGAGCGGACCGGATGGCCGACCCGGGACCAGCCGGTGATGAACACGCCGCGGGTCAATCCGCTGGTGCGCCGCGGGAGTTCCGCCGAGCGCCCCTACGACGTGGTGGTCTCCCCGGAGAACGCGGGCTGGGACTTCAGCGGCCTGCGGGTCGTGCACCTGCCGGTCGGCGGCCGGGTCCGGTTCGTCACCGGCGGTGACGAGATGCTGGTCCTGCCGCTCTCCGGTGGCTGCGACGTGGCCTGCGACGACGAGCGGCTCACGCTGACCGGCCGGCGCTCGGTCTTCTCCCGGGTGACCGATTTCGCATATGTGCCACGGGACAGCACGGTCACCCTGCGCGCGCCCAACGGCGGCCGGTTCGCGCTGCCGGCCGCGCGGGCCGGGCGCAAGCTGCCGTTCCGCTACGGGCCGGCCGAGGACGTTCCGGTCGAGCTGCGCGGCGCCGGGCAGGCCAGCCGCCAGGTCAACAATTTCTGTACGCCGGAGAGCTTCGAGGCCGACCGCCTGATCGCCTGCGAGGTGCTGACCCCGGGCGGTAACTGGTCGTCGTACCCACCGCACAAGCACGACGAGGAGGGCGCGGGCGAGAGCAACCTCGAGGAGATCTACTACTTCGAGGTGGCGACCTCACCGGGCGGCGGCCCGGGCTGCGGCTTCCAGCGGGTGTACGGCCACCCCGACCGCCCGATCGACGTCTGCACCGAGGTGCGCAGCGGTGACGTCGTGCTGATCCCGTACGGCTGGCACGGCCCGTCGATGGCGGCACCCGGCTACGACCTCTACTACCTGAACGTGATGGCCGGCCCCGGTCAGCGGCGCTGGCTGGTCCGCGACGACCCGGCGCACGGCTGGGTGCGCGGGCGCTGGGCCGGCGAACAGATGGATCCCAGGCTGCCGCTCACCTCCGTCCGGGAACGCCGGCGGGGGTGA